TCCCCTCCCATCAAGGAAAAACTCAGCCGCAGCAATAATATTCAAAACACcacaacactctttcctttcttctctacAAAACCAGTCTGTCAACACTAGATGATTAAAAGGCCGGCCGGCCATCACAGGCACGGCACGCCGACAAACAGACTGCTCACACCGACAAACGCACAAATCATCTTTCACACCTTTCTCTCCAGCTACGTTCACTGTCCCCTTCTCGGCTAAAACAGGTTTGTGACAGAAGTATTTTTAGTAAACAAAAGCCCCGCCATCTTACTGCGTTCCTAGTCATCTCCTGTTTTTACATCGCAAATCTTCCGCGCGTGCAGAACGTGATTCACGCTCCGGTGAGCCGCAACCGTGGTAACCCGGATGTCGATGGGCGGAGTCATAAACAGTTTGCGCAAGGACACTGGGAAACCTGACTTCTGTGTTCAGACAGATCCCATTCTGTAGAAGAAATTGTTTACAACTCACAGACAAACTGTAGGAAGATGGAACTGAAGGTACCCAAGATTCCAGTGTGTGTGGCGATCGCCTGTTGCGGGGTGGCCTTGGTGTTCCAGCTGGTGGCTGTGGGGGGTAGCGGCTGGGCTGTCAACAAGCAAGCTGAGATAGAAATCGGTTTGTTCCGCACTTGTTTTCGAGGCGAGTGTAACGATATCCAGAGCAGCAAGCAGCCAGGTAAGACACACAGAATCACTCATGGACATATTACCTGGATTAAGCCAAGAATAATCATGCACACCGATCGAAACTCATTCGCCCCTTGGTCagtcagtcacacacacaacagagtAACGTTAGTAGAAAGTGTCCATTTTCTTTGCCCTCCTGCCTTTTCTTTGCATCATATACTTCTTCTACTATTTATATTTAGTCTAAGGAAGATATTCTCACACTTGAAAGACAAAGACTATCTAACccaaataaaaactgtaattaAAGAAGTTACAGAAGAGTACTCATCATTCCCATATGACAAAGTGATAgatttaattaaacatttattgaTAAAAGAGGAAATTTCctatcatgtcaagatgttaaaatgAGAtaagatgtaaacattaattttgacTCTTTGAATGGTTGCTTAAATACCATAAAGAAATACATTCATCCAAACAGAGAATAAATGAACCATCATCGCTTTCCTATGACACAAATAAAAGTGTAATAATGGTATCATTAATAAGACAATATACGTGTACCTAACTGTTGTCCAAAATGGTATAGAAGACTAAATAAACATGATGACTGGCACATTAGTTTCGGAAAAGTAGCAAatgttaaagatattaaattgaAATGGCTTAAGAGTCCTGCTAAGAACACTGGTGACataaatagctttatttaatatgggtctagagGAGAACGATGATTGTGACTACAGTACatgtagatgtgaaaaagaaaacattcagcagATTGTTTTGGGGAAATGTAAATATGCCCAAAATTTCTgccaaaactttcaaaattatgttttcgAACAACTTTCTGATTATGAGAAGGAAGATTTTGAAACAGTGACTAGATGTTTATAACATATTTTGATGTGCATTATCTCATCTGCTTGTTATATTGCAACGGGTAGGaattgtgtaaacatgtaatgTGTTTACGTGTTTATGGAAAATACATGTTAAAAAGCACGATATCATTTGTAAAGCAGAAATCGTGTGTTAAACACGAAAGACGTGATGGGAAGACAATCCATTCAAATCAATTTCATTTATCTCCCCTTAGACTGGTTCAGGGCGACTCAGGCGTTCTCCATCCTGGGACTTCTCGCCATCGCCGGAAGTCTGGCAGTTGGAATTCTCCATGCTGTTCTGGAAAACACACGTGTCCTGTGTCTTCTCGCCATTGCTTCGTGCGCTGCTTCCGGTGAGTTGAACTTAACATTAAATGCTCTTACTTTATATTTCACTTGTTTCACTACTTTTACAGTCCAGACTCACCAGTAGCAGCCCTATTAGGCTTAGCCAGCtaaaaaacagtaaacaaacacagacaatgATAGCAATGATGCAAAGTAGCTACAATGCTATTCTTTTTAACGCTTGTTTGTactacttctttctttccccaCAAAAATCCCCACAAAAATTAAAGCagtatttcttaaatttaaaactCAGTCAACTAAAAAGTAGTTTACTGAAAGAGgcatggaaaaataaaataaaaagttattaatcTTCTCAGCTACAGCCTCTTTATCTTGACTACAACAAAGCTTATCATTGGAATGAAGTaactaacttttaaaaatgtctttccaATTTGTATAATTATAAGTATTCGGTGGTCtaaaatgaacaagaaagtaTTATCTGAATTATTAAatcatcacacaaacacatcttaCGTTTATATAATCACATTAATTCACTTTCCAGTTACAGTTCTAGACAACTCGTCTTAGCAACAGGGCTTTGGTCCTTCCTACTGAAGTATATAGTACATGCAATAAAAATGCGGTGCAAGCAAAGAAACATGGGCCACAAATAATTTTAACCGTTTTCTGTTTCAGTCGTAGCCCTGTTAATTGAAGTTGCCGTGTTTGGAGGTGAGATGGGTGACGAAATAAGAGCAACTAAGGATGTCAGCTTCGGCTACGGGTTCATCTTGTCCATCATCGCCTGCATTCTCAGTGTCGGGGCTGCAGCCTGTTTTGCATTAGGACTTGGACAGTCACACACCTTTCAGCATAGTCCAAGTGGAtaataaagctaaaaaaattaatacatttttctgatttagttCAGATGTGATAGTATACCAACAATTAATAAACCTTTCGCTTTTACAAGTGTTGTCTTGTTTATTTCTAATGATTTCCGATGTCTTTGCACATGGATAAACAATCGTGTTTAATGTCACTTCACGTGGATGTGTGATCGTTTGTCTTATCAGAGTTTCGTGTTCTGTTATCATTTATTCGACAAGAACAGTTTGATATCACAAAGCCTTTCTTAAAGTATTACAGTAGAATCAAGCCgccatcttttaaaatgttatcatgCATAATCAACTACTTCGGCACTGCTTAGAATCAATCTCCACGGACACTGAACCAATGaagcaaaactgaaagaaacagatgaccTCTAATGTATTGccattttcatttcaaacagCCTGGTAACCTAAACTGACAACAGTTCATTACAGCCATCGTGATTTCTCGTGATTTCTCGCTGTATAAggctcattttcttttttgttttgtaacctCACAGTCATTAAAGAGACtgagacacatgcacacaaacaccccCAGAGAATGACATTCTTTTATCATacaacaattaataaaaaaaaattaattgctttGATAAATGTCTAAACTCAACCAAGGCTAGCCTGTATCTCCCTTTCGCCgcgatttgatttgatttttatttatttaaaagtcgTCTTTACTGTTCCGGCCCATATCTCAAAGCAAGGTTTTGCTAGGAAAACGTCCATCTCCTCTTTatagaagttttattttgtcccaCTCTGAAGTCAAGTACCCTTTCCTCAACCTGCTCAGGTGGAGGAATTACGCTGCTGCATCCGGGTGTCGACCTGACAGCTGTGCGCACCTTAGGATTCGAACACTGCAGCTATAGTTACTAGGCTATCTTTTCCCCTTTGAAGGTGAAAGTTGCTAAAATCTGCTTTAGCCTTATCAAACACAAGTTTCAGCTGAATATAACACTGTGAGTAATGTGCATCGTACAGGAGAGGATACAAGACTGACAAACCAAGACTTTTACCGGGTACGACCCAGACCCTATCAGCCTCGGCAGCTTGTCTAAGATGCACGTGACCAGAGCTCCTATCTCTATTGcattcgcgcatgcgcagaaaagTAGGCGCCGCTCAGTCCTAGCCATCTCAAAGTCGTGAGCTGGACGAAAACATTGAGAAACTTTacacaacaagaaaaaagaagtttcaGAGTACCCAGGCAATGAAATGGCTTTCAAAGTACCCAAGATCCCAGTCTGTGTAGCCATCGCCTATTGTGGGGTAGCTCTGGTATTTCAGCTCGTGACTGTAGCTGGAGCCGGGTGGCTGGTGATCCCAGGTGGCTGTGATGGTAATAAAACGAGATCGGTTGGTTTATTTCCTAGGTACCAGAACGACCTACGTTTTCTAGTCGAGTACAGTGAATACTCAGGTAAGACCTGTACATTATATGCTCACATTTAAGGAAATGTGAAGATATGTCGTCTACCTACCAATCTACATAGCAACAAGACATCATTCAATGAAACTTAcccctccctttcttctctccttaTTGTGTTACCCTCATCTTGTCTCACtatgcctctctctctctttcacggCAGATTGTGGCACTACACTACATCACACACACGTTATTGACTATAAAGGTATAAACAAGCAATATGAAAAAGTAAATCCTAAAATAGCACATACTGAACAAGTAGTTTATCAGTGTAAAGTGACATTATAATGTAGGCAAGGCTCCTGTTgctattatataaaaataaaatttttctttccttctttcctacAATACATAGTTCCtctcttaaaaatgtttttttcagttgaaATCTCAAAGATGTAAGATTTTCTGTGCTACACCTTGGCTGGCTAGTTTAGTGTTCTTTAACTGAAATAGCGCTTCTCGTTAGAcatcagaacatttttatttccatgctGATGGAAgtctttttctcctgttttgGATTGTCAGCTTAAATGGAATGGAAACACTGTACATACTCAGTGGGAGTAATAAATTTGTCACTTGTTATTTTATCTGTATGAAGCATGGCCGTCAGTGGTTGTGGTAtcataattgttaaaaaaaatctttccttaCAGACTTGCTTAATCCTGACATAATAAAATTTGATAGCGAGATGTGGGGCCAGCTGCACAGCACAcgtttaaactttaaaagttCTTAAGAGGAAActacttttgttttgaaaattcaTAGAAGCGCTAAACTATCGTCTCAGatctttaaaaatcagttttttgtattttaaatttgataaaaGCATAGAAGTGTTATGTTAAACCCAGGTCTAAAAAGGTTTTGAAATCGATGACACTGGTATTAGAATCTTTTTCAGAAAGGAACCTGAAGTGTTGACAAGCTTAGGACCTTATGATTAAATAAAACGGCGACAAATTATTTAAGCGGTGTGAAACTGAAGTCTCCAAAATTATTGAACATCTCGCAGTTTCTACTGACAAAAACACAGCTCATCATCAACTGTTTAACGAGTTTAACACTGAGTTGTGCACATCCTTTAAAAActttctataaaactgttttaactaaATCCGTTTCAGACCTAGATGCGTTGTGCAGCTGGCCCCATAAATATTGAGACCTTTCGACATTAAGTGAGAAACAGTTACCCAGTTCAAAATTCGTACTCCCCACTTAGTCAAGTGTAGACAGACATTGAAGACAGTATACCAAAAGGCTGCTTGATTTGTCTCTCGTCATTTAGAATGGTGGACAGTTTGTCAGGTGTTCTCCCTCTTGGGACTGCTGGCCATCGTCGAAAGTCTGTGTATTGGAATTCTTCATTGCTTCCTAGAAAACACATCCGTGTTGTCTCCTCACGCCTTGGCTGCGTGCGCTGCAGCGGGTAGGATCATTggatgcctgtgtgtgtgtgttcgtgcgtgcgacTGTCATGCACCATTAATTCAAACAGGATGTTGACTTTGCAAAGCTTGAATCTTCtaactttctaaaaaaaaacccaacatagATTCATTACGTCCTTTTCTAAGTTGTTTACTTCATTGCTAGATGATAAAGAGAGccttcagttattttatttatttattttttgttcaccCTTTTGACTGTTCTGAAAACAACCTTTCTATTTATCTACTATCAAAATAGTGATAATAAGTACTAATTAACACAGTAACGCAGTGTTGAAGAGGGCTTTAGATAGTAAACatagtatttaatatttaattttaatattagtaaacataatattaattacGATGATTCAACAGCGCGTATAAACAGGTGGGTATTCACACAGGGAAATAGTTTCTTACACAGAGCTTTACcaatcattaaaatataacttttgcATCCCATATTTATGAATATGTTATAAAGAATTGCTTATTTATAAGTGAGTATAATATCAATAGACTCTTCTCTTCCTGTCGGAGGGCAGCCCTGAAACAACTtcagtttgaaaacaaattctttgcGAAAAACGATCactcattttaaaacaattttgaatgTCAAAATGGAAAGTTTTAAGACGATTGTTCTTTGTTTCAGAAACGTTCTTGATTATAGAGCTTGTCGTGTTTGATTCTATGATGAGGGACATAAATCAAAATGTGTTCACCACTGGTTCCGGATTTATTTGCTCTGTTATCGCAAGTGTTCTCATCTTCGACGCCGCTGTGCAGTTTATAGTAGGCCTGCGACAGTGACAACTTTGTTTCTACATCATCAGAGCTACCATGAGATGTGTGAAGATGACTGGCTCCACTGTCTTTGAcggttacttttttttttcgctttcgtTATCAAATTCAAAGttacaaactacaaacacaacTCTGCACAGGTGTGAAGCTGGTTTCTGATGTTTACATCTTACATTAGCACAAATGTCTGAAAATGTCTCTGGCCTCATAAAGTAAGATTTTACCCATCAGATTTACACACGATCTTCTGACAGTGGATACCCATCAGACTTACCCAAGCTGTTAATACTACATCAGAGACAGTCAAATGCCACCCAGTGGGGTCATCAtgcaacaaacatttatttttgctgtctaGGTTTTTCCCATATaaccataaataaaaatttgcagtCTCGTCTTCAAATTATTTACGTTTTACTATTTAACAATTCACTGTTTACAACCTTacgaaaaatgttctttttatttggaaaCGTTATCagtataaaatgttaaataaaattaaatgaagtaGAAACTCAAAGAGAAtggttttatttcctttgttatAAATGACAGTCTATAGAAGGCTAAAGGTTATTGTGTAAAAAAGTCACATTGGTATCATAGGCCCAACATTCCGAGAAAAGCATCCTTGGGGGAAGGTCTAACGAGATACAGA
This window of the Pomacea canaliculata isolate SZHN2017 linkage group LG4, ASM307304v1, whole genome shotgun sequence genome carries:
- the LOC112562295 gene encoding epithelial membrane protein 1-like; the protein is MELKVPKIPVCVAIACCGVALVFQLVAVGGSGWAVNKQAEIEIGLFRTCFRGECNDIQSSKQPDWFRATQAFSILGLLAIAGSLAVGILHAVLENTRVLCLLAIASCAASVVALLIEVAVFGGEMGDEIRATKDVSFGYGFILSIIACILSVGAAACFALGLGQSHTFQHSPSG
- the LOC112563158 gene encoding uncharacterized protein LOC112563158, encoding MAFKVPKIPVCVAIAYCGVALVFQLVTVAGAGWLVIPGGCDGNKTRSVGLFPRYQNDLRFLVEYSEYSEWWTVCQVFSLLGLLAIVESLCIGILHCFLENTSVLSPHALAACAAAETFLIIELVVFDSMMRDINQNVFTTGSGFICSVIASVLIFDAAVQFIVGLRQ